The sequence CGGCGCAGGTACGCGGTGAGGCGCGTGCGCTCCAGCGCGGCGTGCGGATCCAGCACCACCAGCGTGCCGCCGGGGCCCTCGCAGACATGGAAGCGGCTGCCCAAGAGGCCCATGGGGCGCAGCGCCGCGAAGTAGCCCGGAGGTGGCGCCTCGTTGAGCTGCGGCTGGGCCTCGCCGAACGCGGGCGAGCGGCCCGGCACCTGCGGGCCCTGGAACGGACCGGGGAACGCGCCGCCCTGCCCTCCTCCGTTTGGCGTGAAGTAGGACGGCGTCAGCGGGCGCGCGGGCGTCGAGCCACCGGGCCCTGGAGCGTCCATCGCGGTGGGCAGCGGCGCGCCCCAGGTGGCCTCCTGCGCGCGGGTGAGGAAGCGCTCCACGGCGTGCGCGTAGTGCGCGGCGTCGCGGGGCTGGGGGTTCGCGGCCTGCTGCTCGGGCGTGCCCAGCCAGGGGGCCGCGCGCAGCACGCGTGAGAGGGCGGCGCTGATGGCGTCCTGCACGCCCCGGGCGTCCGCGAAGCGCACCTCCATCTTCTGCGGGTGCACGTTGACGTCCACCGCCGCGGGCTCCACGTCGATGTGCAGCACCACCACCGGCTGACGGCCCGCGGGCAGGTAGTCCTGGAACGCGCGCTGAACGGTGCTGATGAGGCCGCGGTCGCGGATGTAGCGGCGGTTGACGAAGGTGTAGAGGCCACGCGCGTTGGGCAGCGTGTACTCGGGGGACGCGAGGTAGCCCGTGACGACGACGCCCAGCCGGCGCTCCTCCACCGGGAACAGGTGCGCGAAGGACGCGGGGCCCAGCGCCGCGGCGATGCGCTCGCGCGGATCATGTTCGCTGACCGGGCTGGAGAACAGCTCGTTGCCCTCGTGCGAGGCGAAGAAGCCGACCTCCGGATACGCGAGCGCCAGGCGCACCACGGCCTCCTCGCAGTGCTTGAGCTCGGTGGCGCCCTGGCGCATGAACTTGCGGCGCGCGGGCACGTTGAAGAAGAGGTCCTCCACCGTGATGACGGTGCCCACGCGGGGAGGCGCGTCCTCCACCGTCGGCGGACCTCCGCCCTCCACGCTGACCTTCGTCCCCTCGTGCGCGTCCGGCTCCGCGGTGTGCAGCGTGAAGCGGGACACGGAGGCGATGGCGGGGATGGCCTCGCCCCGGAACCCCATGGAGTCGATGTGGAAGAGGTCGTCCAGCTCGCGCAGCTTGCTGGTGGCGTGGCGCTCCAGGCAGAGCGTGGCGTCCTCGCGGCTCATGCCGTGGCCGTCGTCGGAGATGGTGATGCGCCCCACCCCGCCGCCCTCCAGCTCCACGCGCACGGTGCGCGCGCCGGCGTCGAGCGAGTTCTCGCACAGCTCCTTCACCACCGACGCGGGGCGTTCCACCACCTCGCCAGCGGCGATCTTGTTGATGAGCACGTCGCTCAGGCGCGCGATTCGGGACATGGCGATCAGCCACCCTCCGCGAACTGGATGACGTTGTCCAGAACATCACTGGAGCGCTCGGCTGACATTCCCGGACGGCTGGGCTAACACCCGCCCCTGCGAATGGAAGTGATCCGAGCAGGCAAGGGCCCGATGCGCATCGCGGTGACAGGCGCCAATGGCGACTACGGCAAGCTGCTCCTGCCGAGGCTGGAAGCGGACCCCGACGTGGAGAGCATCCTCGTGCTGGACACGAAGGAGCCCCAGGGGACGAGCAAGGTGGAGTTCCACCGCGTGGACCTCACGCGCTACGACGCGGAAGGCGAGCTGACGGACGCGCTCACCGAGCGCCCCGTGGACGCCCTCTTCCACCTGGCGTTCCTCTTCGGGCCCATCCTCAACGGTCCGCTGGCGCACGAGCTGGAAGTCATCGGCACCATGAACGTGCTGACGGCGGTGGGCCGCGCCCGGCTGCCACGGCTGGTGGTGCCGTCGCTCACGGTGACGTACGGCGCGCGGGGCAACAACCCGGCGCTCCTGCGCGAGGGCTCCCCGCTGTTCGGCTGTCCGCACAGCCGGTTCGTGAACGACAAGGTGGAGGTCGAAGGACAGGTGCGGGCCTTCCGCGAGCGGCACCCGGACACGCGCACGCTGGTGTTGCGCTTCGCACCCCTGCTCGGCCCCAGCCTGGACAATCCGGCGACGCGGTTGCTGTCGCACTCCGTGGTGCCCACGCTTCTGGGATTCGACCCGCTGTGGCAGGCCGTGCACGAGGAGGACGCGGGCCGGGCGCTGCACCTGGCGCTGCGGGCGGAGGCGGCCGGGGAATTCAACATCGTGGGGCGCGGGGTGTTGCCCCTGTCGGGGCTCATCCGCCAGGCGGGCGCGCAACCGCTCCCCCTGCCAGGGCCGTTGTTTCGTGGAGCACTTCGCGCGCTCGGGGTGGTGGGAGCGGGCACGTTGCCGGTGGCCCTGCTCGACTACATGCATTACTCCTGGGTCGCGGACGGGGAGCGCGCTGAGTCCGCGCTGGGGTTCGTGCCCCTTCACCATGTCAGGGACGCCGCCTCGGCGCTCAGAAGGAGCCAGTCATGACCAAGGGTGTCCTCGGGAATGATCCCTTCCCGAAGGCCGCGAAGAAGTCCGCGGCGTCGAAGTCCGCGAAGGGCGCGAAGTCCGCCGGCAAGGCGAAGAGCGCCAAGGGCGGCGCATCGAAGTCCGGCGCGCAGGCGAAGGCCGCTTCCAAGGGCGGCACCCAGGGCGCGGAGGCGAAGCAGGCCGCCGCGACGCCGAAGACGAAGACCCCCGCCGCCAAGGTGCACATGTTCGAGGCGCGCACGAACGGGCATGGAACGCCGAAGCAGGAACAGGACGCGCGCGAGGCCGAGCACGCCCCGCTGCGCGAGCCCTCCACGCCGGGCGCCTCCTCGTCGGAGCCCCGGCCGTCACGGCCACAGGTGCTCGCGGATGAGGTGCACGGCGCGCGCCCCCAGGAGCGCACGGTGGATCGCGCCCTGACGGAGGCCATCGCCTCGGACGCGGCGGAGGCCGCCGCGAAGACGGCCGTGGACGAACTGTTCGAAGGACGTAAGGGACCGGACCGGGACATCGAGCGCGTGCTCGCGACGGAGATTGTCGCGGAGCTGGCCGAGTCCGCGGTGCGGCAGGTCCTGGATGACGCCAACGGCAGCGGCCCCGAGCGGGAGATCGCCACCGCCGTCGCCACCCAGGTGGCCGAAGCCACCGCGGGCGTCGCCGTGGACGAGGTGCTGGACCGCCACGTCAACAGCCCCGAGGAGCGCGCCCTGTCCACCGCCGAGGACCGCGATGCGCGGGACCTCGACGAGGATACCGGAGCCGACGAGGACGCGGATGGGGTCTGGACCGCCAACGCCTGGCAGCGCGACCCGAAGGACGTCCCTCCTCCCGAGGACACCGAGGAGGTCTGGACCGCGGACGCGTGGAGCCGCAACCCGGAAGGCATGGCCGCTCCGGTCGATCCCGACGAGGACGACCTGCCTGGCGGCGTGGAGCGCGTCGAGGAGGACGGCGTGAGCATCTCCGTCTCCATCATCGAGGGCGCGGCCCCGACGGACGTGGAGCCGGAGGTGGAGCTGCCCGACGAGTCCCACGACGAGCTGCCTCCCAGCCGGCGCCCCCTGTCGCTCGTGAGCGACCCGGGTGAACAGCCTTTCGACGAAGGCCCGGAGCGGGACGAGCGCGCCTTCGACCGTCCGGAGGAGCCCGCCCCGGCAACGGGCTTCGCGGGCCGCGCGGCGGGCATGTTCTCACTGGCCAGGGAGATTGCCGGGCAGGCGCTCGCGAGCGAGGGCCTGGGCCGCGCCGTCGGTGCCATGCACGGCCTGATGGAGGCCGTGCGCACCAGCCTGGGCACCGGTGGCGGCAGCCGGCTGGATGACTACGGCAAGGACGCGGGGCTGGTGGAGAACCTCCAGCCCGTCCTGGACTTCCTCTACGAGCAGTACTGGCGCGTCTCCGTGGAGGGCGTGGATCAGGTGCCGCGCGGCGCCGCCATCCTCGTCGCCAACCACTCCGGCGCCCTGCCCTACGACGGCCTCGTGATGGCGCAGGCGCTCGTGCGCGAGCGTCCGGACCTGCTGGAGGCCCGCTGGCTCGTGGAGGATCAGGTGTTCCACGCGCCCATGCTCGGCACCCTCTTCAACCGCCTGGGCGCCGTGCGCGCGTCGCCGGAGAACGCGCTGCGGCTGCTCGACGAACGCCGGCCGCTCGTCGTCTTCCCGGAGGGCTACCAGGGCGCGAGCAAGCCGTTCGCGGAGCGCTACCGCCTCAAGCGCTTCGGCCGCGGCGGCTTCGTGAAGCTGGCCCTGCGCACCGGCGCGCCCATCGTGCCGGTGGCCATCGTCGGCGCGGAGGAGACGTCCCCGCTGCTGGGCCGCCTCCCCGGAGGCTTCCTCGGCTTCCCGTCGCTGCCGCTCACCGCGCCCGGCCCGCTGCCGGCCAAGTGGACCATCCGCTTCGGCGAGCCCATCACCATGGAGGACCTGGCGCCGGAGGCCGCGGACGACCTGGGCGAGGTGCAGCGGCTCACGGAGCTCACCCGCGAGTCCATCCAGAGCATGCTCCAGGCCCTGCTGCGCGAGCGCCGCTCGGTGTTCGCGGGCTGAAAGGTCCCGGGGGCGTCAGCCGCAGACGCGGTTGCGCCCCTGGCTCTTCGCCTCGAAGAGGTGCTCGTCCGCCGCGCGCACCAGCTCCGCGGGCTCGCGGTGGTGCGGCTCCAGCGTGGCCACGCCCACCGACAGCGTGACGG comes from Corallococcus macrosporus and encodes:
- the mutL gene encoding DNA mismatch repair endonuclease MutL, which encodes MSRIARLSDVLINKIAAGEVVERPASVVKELCENSLDAGARTVRVELEGGGVGRITISDDGHGMSREDATLCLERHATSKLRELDDLFHIDSMGFRGEAIPAIASVSRFTLHTAEPDAHEGTKVSVEGGGPPTVEDAPPRVGTVITVEDLFFNVPARRKFMRQGATELKHCEEAVVRLALAYPEVGFFASHEGNELFSSPVSEHDPRERIAAALGPASFAHLFPVEERRLGVVVTGYLASPEYTLPNARGLYTFVNRRYIRDRGLISTVQRAFQDYLPAGRQPVVVLHIDVEPAAVDVNVHPQKMEVRFADARGVQDAISAALSRVLRAAPWLGTPEQQAANPQPRDAAHYAHAVERFLTRAQEATWGAPLPTAMDAPGPGGSTPARPLTPSYFTPNGGGQGGAFPGPFQGPQVPGRSPAFGEAQPQLNEAPPPGYFAALRPMGLLGSRFHVCEGPGGTLVVLDPHAALERTRLTAYLRRLDDDTKAPPPSLFGTTVDLSLAAVKALVDGREALLKLGVDVEPFGGTALALKSVPAGLEGVDPRALLEALSRALPPRSAPLDVTSLAEAVRVMACHAARRASSSPLTDAQLRALLGELDRADFTPPCTHGTVVVLEMPLLELERRAR
- a CDS encoding SDR family oxidoreductase: MEVIRAGKGPMRIAVTGANGDYGKLLLPRLEADPDVESILVLDTKEPQGTSKVEFHRVDLTRYDAEGELTDALTERPVDALFHLAFLFGPILNGPLAHELEVIGTMNVLTAVGRARLPRLVVPSLTVTYGARGNNPALLREGSPLFGCPHSRFVNDKVEVEGQVRAFRERHPDTRTLVLRFAPLLGPSLDNPATRLLSHSVVPTLLGFDPLWQAVHEEDAGRALHLALRAEAAGEFNIVGRGVLPLSGLIRQAGAQPLPLPGPLFRGALRALGVVGAGTLPVALLDYMHYSWVADGERAESALGFVPLHHVRDAASALRRSQS
- a CDS encoding lysophospholipid acyltransferase family protein, yielding MTKGVLGNDPFPKAAKKSAASKSAKGAKSAGKAKSAKGGASKSGAQAKAASKGGTQGAEAKQAAATPKTKTPAAKVHMFEARTNGHGTPKQEQDAREAEHAPLREPSTPGASSSEPRPSRPQVLADEVHGARPQERTVDRALTEAIASDAAEAAAKTAVDELFEGRKGPDRDIERVLATEIVAELAESAVRQVLDDANGSGPEREIATAVATQVAEATAGVAVDEVLDRHVNSPEERALSTAEDRDARDLDEDTGADEDADGVWTANAWQRDPKDVPPPEDTEEVWTADAWSRNPEGMAAPVDPDEDDLPGGVERVEEDGVSISVSIIEGAAPTDVEPEVELPDESHDELPPSRRPLSLVSDPGEQPFDEGPERDERAFDRPEEPAPATGFAGRAAGMFSLAREIAGQALASEGLGRAVGAMHGLMEAVRTSLGTGGGSRLDDYGKDAGLVENLQPVLDFLYEQYWRVSVEGVDQVPRGAAILVANHSGALPYDGLVMAQALVRERPDLLEARWLVEDQVFHAPMLGTLFNRLGAVRASPENALRLLDERRPLVVFPEGYQGASKPFAERYRLKRFGRGGFVKLALRTGAPIVPVAIVGAEETSPLLGRLPGGFLGFPSLPLTAPGPLPAKWTIRFGEPITMEDLAPEAADDLGEVQRLTELTRESIQSMLQALLRERRSVFAG